From the Candidatus Aminicenantes bacterium genome, one window contains:
- a CDS encoding glycosyltransferase yields KAAQIYTDAEFTKGELGRYYGVPAEKIQAIPLAIEAGFKRAAEATIDAFKERHRLEGKKVIGFLGSVFQRRHVKELIQACDRLRARHDLALIIVGRNYAGKETESWLHREGITWLEWLPEELLNSFYSSLDLFVYISSYEGFGFPPLEALACGTVPLLLPSSSLQEMYHDLALFVENPDPGQVAVAIDDFLDDPGPVRARIGGRWRERKDFFTWPRVAAAYLETLLG; encoded by the coding sequence ACAAAGCCGCCCAAATTTACACCGACGCCGAATTCACCAAGGGAGAATTGGGCCGTTACTACGGCGTACCCGCCGAAAAAATCCAGGCGATCCCGCTCGCCATCGAAGCCGGTTTCAAGCGCGCAGCGGAGGCAACGATCGACGCCTTCAAAGAACGCCACCGGCTTGAGGGCAAAAAAGTGATCGGATTCCTGGGCAGCGTTTTCCAACGGCGCCATGTCAAGGAACTGATCCAGGCCTGCGACCGGCTGCGGGCCAGGCACGACCTGGCGCTGATCATCGTCGGCCGGAACTACGCCGGCAAAGAGACCGAAAGCTGGCTGCACCGGGAAGGGATCACTTGGCTCGAATGGCTCCCGGAGGAACTACTGAATTCGTTTTATTCCTCCCTGGATCTCTTTGTGTATATCTCCTCCTACGAAGGATTCGGATTTCCTCCCCTGGAAGCACTGGCCTGCGGCACGGTGCCATTGCTCCTGCCCTCGTCGTCGCTCCAGGAGATGTATCACGACCTGGCTTTATTCGTCGAAAATCCCGATCCCGGACAGGTGGCCGTTGCCATCGACGACTTTCTGGACGATCCCGGCCCGGTACGCGCCAGGATCGGTGGCCGCTGGCGGGAGCGGAAGGATTTTTTTACCTGGCCGCGGGTGGCGGCCGCTTACCTAGAAACCCTGCTGGGTTAG